From Acinetobacter lwoffii, a single genomic window includes:
- a CDS encoding tape measure protein, whose amino-acid sequence MSGKNLTFKLILDGDSKGLVQNAKSAEKAFSDLQQAIKQGTASFEGEAKKTSDAVSKIVPKESLELADKLKATLNGATEAIKGAGDGAKETADNFKDFGSKAEKALEQLKADLAGAKQSLQEFSKTNASPHDIEAAKQKVDQLEQEVEQAEVAFNEFDTAVNKANTELKETSSAADKAKQGFNTAKAAVGTLAAGLAGLGLGLTVKELLQTADATQQMGERIKNATNSTEEYTMVQARLLDLANKTFRPLQEAQEVYLATAGTMKSLGYTTEQILAVTESLSLSFTHNATRADQASSAQDALAKSMAKGAVDADAWMSIITGADNVVKDMAESTGRTEEEIRQLGASGKASIKELTTALIESRDRNEELANSMENSTADAAVALRNNLTDVIAKLNEKHQISARLSEAMLTLGGDMSWLTTLFEDAIGAVEAITERYTGLESETQALKDALSSTYELFKSIISGAWELGKTIDDVLGTAFTTFASLLGSFVGDATSAGEQVSFLTRVLQGLSLVFGMVEDGIAGIKIGLNLITGAFYTLASAANSVMAAITWGDVSKQFAANADLMKDKAKQYYAEADKEAMGFKSKYVERLEEMSKTEQQKNQEKADSAKATLDKIDADETASAQNRIKAAQDYANASIAANEGVLSEQLKSELAAKGYAVAMDEAGKVTVAAMDAAGQKLTEAQQKTEAIKVATENLRIADEEYLAFQKQAAIERAALEKQIQQAKASGDLNELKQVQDKINQINTKEQELQASRNQRQTELLALNQKTANGSAAAYTRASELAQKFGVDLDKALNKVSEQFTKSGEDIDKLGVDLKELGVTGKQAGDVTYQAWLKWLETAKSQAEIDMAKAKLQEFGDQGKVSTSQVEQGLIAIKMQAQKLPDDIDPVTESFKRLGIETKENLKLAAQQALMDFINVRDSGKATAEGVQKAYEKAAQSAAASGDAGRIAAVNAMNAGRNLEVQIDETGKATVKATDKANESLDSMRRSTDRVRDGVKGIEGSVHSATRAIDSAKSSTEEWADAVNKAKGEFDKAMKQQSKALGSLDNYDSYNKNDVISMLKSQGYDDAQAKKLAGNIWSQAMEADRDAKMASYGNSSFGGLDTVINQMFDQAAAKGITTQHGTNKINELLRSINVASTGSSSLSDYAPSIPSAPSVRDTQGDSKTVRYEFKSGGKTVPLYGSPEAGDAMEAILQEFEMLKKRS is encoded by the coding sequence ATGTCCGGTAAAAACTTAACCTTCAAATTGATCCTGGATGGAGATTCCAAGGGGTTAGTACAGAATGCTAAAAGTGCAGAGAAGGCTTTTAGTGATTTACAGCAGGCAATTAAACAGGGGACAGCCAGCTTTGAGGGTGAGGCTAAAAAGACATCGGATGCTGTTTCTAAAATTGTGCCGAAAGAATCCTTGGAATTAGCTGATAAGCTGAAAGCTACACTAAACGGTGCAACGGAAGCAATCAAAGGTGCAGGGGATGGAGCTAAAGAAACAGCTGATAACTTCAAGGACTTTGGTAGTAAGGCTGAGAAAGCACTTGAGCAACTAAAAGCTGATCTGGCTGGAGCAAAGCAATCACTCCAAGAATTTTCCAAAACCAATGCTTCACCACACGATATTGAAGCAGCTAAGCAAAAGGTAGATCAGCTGGAGCAGGAGGTAGAGCAAGCTGAGGTAGCATTCAATGAGTTTGACACCGCTGTAAATAAAGCCAATACAGAACTCAAGGAAACTAGTAGTGCAGCTGATAAGGCCAAACAAGGGTTTAATACCGCCAAGGCGGCAGTAGGGACACTGGCAGCAGGATTAGCAGGCCTGGGTCTTGGTCTTACTGTTAAAGAGCTATTACAGACAGCCGATGCTACACAGCAGATGGGCGAGCGTATCAAGAACGCTACTAATAGCACAGAAGAATACACCATGGTGCAAGCTAGGCTGTTAGATCTGGCCAATAAGACCTTCCGGCCACTCCAAGAGGCTCAGGAAGTGTATCTAGCGACAGCTGGTACGATGAAGTCGCTGGGCTACACCACAGAGCAAATTCTAGCGGTTACAGAGAGTCTATCACTATCTTTTACACATAACGCCACTAGGGCAGACCAAGCATCATCAGCACAGGATGCTTTAGCAAAATCCATGGCTAAAGGTGCGGTTGATGCAGATGCATGGATGTCAATCATTACGGGTGCAGATAATGTCGTAAAAGACATGGCTGAAAGTACTGGGCGCACCGAAGAAGAAATTCGCCAACTAGGAGCAAGTGGTAAAGCCTCAATTAAAGAACTTACTACGGCGCTTATTGAGTCAAGAGATCGCAATGAAGAGTTGGCCAACTCAATGGAGAATTCTACAGCCGATGCAGCAGTAGCACTCAGAAACAACTTAACAGACGTTATTGCTAAGCTAAATGAAAAACATCAGATCTCAGCCCGGCTATCAGAGGCCATGCTTACATTGGGTGGGGACATGAGCTGGCTCACCACCTTGTTTGAAGATGCTATAGGTGCTGTAGAGGCCATAACAGAGCGATATACAGGACTAGAGTCGGAGACTCAGGCATTAAAAGACGCTTTGAGTTCAACTTATGAGCTATTCAAGAGCATTATATCTGGGGCTTGGGAACTAGGAAAAACTATAGATGATGTATTAGGAACAGCATTCACAACCTTTGCATCCCTGCTTGGCTCATTTGTTGGTGATGCCACATCTGCTGGAGAGCAAGTAAGTTTCTTAACAAGGGTTTTGCAAGGACTATCACTTGTTTTTGGCATGGTTGAAGATGGCATAGCAGGCATTAAGATCGGACTTAATCTGATTACAGGCGCGTTCTATACTTTGGCCTCGGCAGCCAATAGCGTTATGGCAGCAATCACATGGGGTGATGTGAGCAAGCAATTTGCTGCCAATGCTGATCTGATGAAGGACAAGGCTAAACAGTATTATGCTGAAGCAGACAAAGAGGCTATGGGGTTTAAGTCCAAATACGTTGAACGCCTAGAGGAGATGTCCAAAACTGAGCAGCAGAAAAATCAGGAAAAGGCTGATAGTGCCAAAGCCACTCTAGATAAGATTGATGCAGACGAAACAGCCAGCGCACAAAATCGGATTAAGGCAGCACAGGATTATGCCAATGCATCCATAGCAGCCAATGAAGGCGTGCTATCAGAACAGCTCAAGTCCGAACTAGCGGCCAAGGGCTACGCCGTAGCAATGGATGAGGCAGGGAAGGTCACAGTTGCTGCTATGGATGCTGCGGGGCAGAAACTGACAGAGGCGCAGCAGAAAACTGAAGCCATTAAAGTGGCTACGGAAAACCTCAGAATAGCGGATGAAGAATATCTGGCATTTCAAAAGCAAGCCGCTATTGAGCGCGCAGCTCTAGAAAAGCAGATCCAACAAGCCAAGGCTTCTGGTGACTTGAACGAGCTTAAACAGGTTCAAGACAAGATCAACCAGATCAATACCAAGGAACAAGAGCTACAAGCCAGTCGAAACCAGAGACAGACAGAGTTACTGGCACTCAACCAGAAAACTGCTAATGGTTCGGCTGCTGCATATACAAGGGCTTCCGAACTGGCCCAAAAATTTGGGGTAGATCTAGATAAAGCGCTTAACAAGGTATCTGAACAGTTTACTAAATCTGGCGAGGATATAGATAAGCTAGGTGTGGACCTGAAAGAGCTTGGTGTCACTGGTAAACAGGCCGGTGATGTAACTTATCAAGCCTGGCTGAAATGGCTGGAAACAGCAAAAAGCCAAGCTGAAATTGATATGGCTAAAGCAAAACTTCAGGAGTTTGGAGACCAGGGTAAAGTTTCAACAAGTCAGGTAGAGCAAGGCCTCATTGCTATCAAGATGCAGGCTCAAAAGCTGCCTGATGATATCGATCCTGTTACGGAGTCTTTCAAAAGACTAGGCATTGAGACCAAGGAGAATCTCAAGCTGGCTGCCCAACAAGCATTAATGGATTTTATTAATGTTCGTGATAGCGGCAAGGCTACTGCTGAAGGTGTGCAAAAGGCCTATGAGAAAGCTGCTCAGTCTGCGGCTGCATCCGGTGACGCAGGAAGAATTGCAGCGGTAAATGCAATGAATGCCGGGCGTAATCTTGAAGTGCAGATTGATGAAACCGGTAAGGCCACTGTAAAAGCCACAGATAAAGCCAATGAGTCACTGGATAGTATGCGCCGGTCGACAGATCGGGTTCGTGACGGTGTTAAAGGCATTGAGGGCAGTGTTCACTCTGCTACCCGGGCAATAGACAGCGCTAAGTCATCTACTGAGGAATGGGCTGATGCAGTCAATAAAGCTAAAGGCGAATTTGATAAGGCCATGAAGCAGCAAAGTAAGGCGCTTGGTAGTCTGGATAACTATGATTCTTATAACAAGAATGATGTTATCTCTATGCTGAAATCTCAGGGTTATGACGATGCACAGGCCAAAAAACTGGCTGGTAATATCTGGTCACAAGCCATGGAAGCGGATCGTGATGCCAAGATGGCTAGTTATGGTAATAGCTCATTTGGTGGTTTGGATACTGTCATTAATCAGATGTTTGATCAGGCGGCTGCCAAAGGGATTACCACTCAGCACGGTACCAACAAGATCAATGAATTGCTTCGCTCTATTAACGTGGCCTCTACTGGTTCCAGCAGCCTGAGTGACTATGCGCCGTCGATCCCGTCTGCACCATCGGTTAGAGATACTCAAGGGGACAGTAAGACCGTGCGATATGAATTCAAGTCGGGTGGTAAAACCGTACCTCTTTATGGCTCACCAGAGGCTGGGGATGCAATGGAGGCCATACTTCAAGAATTTGAAATGCTGAAAAAGAGAAGTTAA